A genomic segment from Nicotiana tabacum cultivar K326 chromosome 9, ASM71507v2, whole genome shotgun sequence encodes:
- the LOC107818402 gene encoding uncharacterized protein LOC107818402 isoform X3 — translation MGFLSFTLHLIDFLAWPVLALGYPICASIRAIETGSEYHMRKIVTYWTIFSFISLFEHVFEKLIEWVPLWPYIKLIAICWLVIPEFNSACYFYQHLVHPCLPLKLHDVIAQFYGSCYVYQCFAYLCSFVNLQTFTDWFNKPMEDPSLKTETFLDVGERYLEENGSDPLVKLIANKTAREGSGPVWEDIKVREHMAKHEAAEPKQVEGVKENQIHIEKETVGMQVEGMVVPADTEECKLPEITCTVCQLTTTSEHNLKSRRKRRRRKVTCEELKIEGSSPVTTKSNQLNQAQVKDAAAPQSEQNTNEAADPKQVKSVEENLVQVGKKTTGVPIKETTLLADNTKEITLRETNSLNNVQKEWTCALCQVTTNSEHDLKCHLLGRNHREKCEELKTCKKKAKAERNLKQEQVEHALAPQITRSSTNEKPKEKVQLGATGQYEKQKQVKNAVGVTHSSKLLCRFCNVKCLSEIDLAAHLKGRKHLAKLQETMV, via the exons ATGTGCTTCAATCCGAGCGATTGAGACTGGCTCCGAGTATCACATGAGGAAGATAGTCACATATTGGActatcttttcctttatttcccTGTTCGAGCACGTATTTGAGAAACTTATTGAATG GGTTCCTCTGTGGCCTTATATAAAATTAATTGCCATATGTTGGTTGGTAATACCTGAGTTTAACAGCGCATGTTATTTTTATCAACATCTTGTTCATCCATGTTTGCCATTGAAACTGCACGATGTTATTGCTCAGTTTTATGGTTCTTGTTATGTTTACCAATGCTTTGCATATTTGTGCTCGTTTGTCAACCTTCAAACTTTCACTGACTGGTTTAACAAGCCAATGGAGGATCCATCTCTCAAGACTGAAACATTTCTGGATGTGGGAGAGAGGTATCTTGAAGAAAATGGATCTGATCCGCTGGTGAAACTTATTGCAAACAAG ACAGCACGTGAAGGGAGTGGTCCTGTTTGGGAAGATATCAAAGTGAGGGAGCACATGGCAAAACATGAAGCAGCTGAGCCCAAACAG GTTGAAGGTGTGAAGGAAAATCAAATTCATATTGAGAAGGAAACGGTAGGAATGCAGGTCGAGGGAATGGTAGTTCCAGCAGATACCGAAGAGTGTAAACTTCCAGAGATTACTTGTACAGTATGCCAACTGACAACCACCTCAGAGCATAACTTGAAGTCCCGTCGTAAAAGAAGGAGACGTAAGGTAACGTGTGAAGAGCTGAAAATTGAAGGAAGCTCACCTGTTACAACAAAGTCAAATCAGCTTAATCAGGCGCAAGTAAAAGATGCAGCTGCACCACAATCAGAGCAAAATACTAATGAAGCAGCTGACCCCAAACAG GTTAAAAGTGTGGAGGAAAATCTAGTTCAGGTTGGGAAGAAAACAACAGGTGTGCCGATCAAGGAAACAACGCTTCTAGCAGATAATACCAAAGAGATTACACTCCGCGAGACCAATTCTTTAAATAACGTTCAGAAAGAGTGGACTTGTGCATTATGTCAAGTGACAACCAACTCAGAGCATGACTTGAAGTGCCATCTTCTAGGAAGGAATCATAGGGAAAAGTGTGAAGAGCTGAAAACTTGCAAGAAAAAGGCCAAAGCTGAAAGAAATCTTAAGCAGGAGCAAGTAGAACATGCACTTGCACCACAAATAACGCGCAGTAGTACTAATGAAAAGCCAAAAGAAAAGGTCCAACTAGGAGCTACTGGACAATATGAAAAGCAGAAACAAGTGAAGAATGCTGTTGGTGTTACTCATAGTTCTAAGCTGTTGTGTCGTTTTTGTAACGTCAAGTGCCTTAGCGAGATTGATCTGGCTGCCCATCTTAAAGGGAGGAAGCACTTAGCAAAACTTCAAGAAACAATGGTTTAA
- the LOC107818402 gene encoding uncharacterized protein LOC107818402 isoform X2, whose protein sequence is MGFLSFTLHLIDFLAWPVLALGYPICASIRAIETGSEYHMRKIVTYWTIFSFISLFEHVFEKLIEWVPLWPYIKLIAICWLVIPEFNSACYFYQHLVHPCLPLKLHDVIAQFYGSCYVYQCFAYLCSFVNLQTFTDWFNKPMEDPSLKTETFLDVGERYLEENGSDPLVKLIANKLRVFRKQPLYSFGTAREGSGPVWEDIKVREHMAKHEAAEPKQVEGVKENQIHIEKETVGMQVEGMVVPADTEECKLPEITCTVCQLTTTSEHNLKSRRKRRRRKVTCEELKIEGSSPVTTKSNQLNQAQVKDAAAPQSEQNTNEAADPKQVKSVEENLVQVGKKTTGVPIKETTLLADNTKEITLRETNSLNNVQKEWTCALCQVTTNSEHDLKCHLLGRNHREKCEELKTCKKKAKAERNLKQEQVEHALAPQITRSSTNEKPKEKVQLGATGQYEKQKQVKNAVGVTHSSKLLCRFCNVKCLSEIDLAAHLKGRKHLAKLQETMV, encoded by the exons ATGTGCTTCAATCCGAGCGATTGAGACTGGCTCCGAGTATCACATGAGGAAGATAGTCACATATTGGActatcttttcctttatttcccTGTTCGAGCACGTATTTGAGAAACTTATTGAATG GGTTCCTCTGTGGCCTTATATAAAATTAATTGCCATATGTTGGTTGGTAATACCTGAGTTTAACAGCGCATGTTATTTTTATCAACATCTTGTTCATCCATGTTTGCCATTGAAACTGCACGATGTTATTGCTCAGTTTTATGGTTCTTGTTATGTTTACCAATGCTTTGCATATTTGTGCTCGTTTGTCAACCTTCAAACTTTCACTGACTGGTTTAACAAGCCAATGGAGGATCCATCTCTCAAGACTGAAACATTTCTGGATGTGGGAGAGAGGTATCTTGAAGAAAATGGATCTGATCCGCTGGTGAAACTTATTGCAAACAAG ctgagggtctttcggaaacagcctctctactccttcggg ACAGCACGTGAAGGGAGTGGTCCTGTTTGGGAAGATATCAAAGTGAGGGAGCACATGGCAAAACATGAAGCAGCTGAGCCCAAACAG GTTGAAGGTGTGAAGGAAAATCAAATTCATATTGAGAAGGAAACGGTAGGAATGCAGGTCGAGGGAATGGTAGTTCCAGCAGATACCGAAGAGTGTAAACTTCCAGAGATTACTTGTACAGTATGCCAACTGACAACCACCTCAGAGCATAACTTGAAGTCCCGTCGTAAAAGAAGGAGACGTAAGGTAACGTGTGAAGAGCTGAAAATTGAAGGAAGCTCACCTGTTACAACAAAGTCAAATCAGCTTAATCAGGCGCAAGTAAAAGATGCAGCTGCACCACAATCAGAGCAAAATACTAATGAAGCAGCTGACCCCAAACAG GTTAAAAGTGTGGAGGAAAATCTAGTTCAGGTTGGGAAGAAAACAACAGGTGTGCCGATCAAGGAAACAACGCTTCTAGCAGATAATACCAAAGAGATTACACTCCGCGAGACCAATTCTTTAAATAACGTTCAGAAAGAGTGGACTTGTGCATTATGTCAAGTGACAACCAACTCAGAGCATGACTTGAAGTGCCATCTTCTAGGAAGGAATCATAGGGAAAAGTGTGAAGAGCTGAAAACTTGCAAGAAAAAGGCCAAAGCTGAAAGAAATCTTAAGCAGGAGCAAGTAGAACATGCACTTGCACCACAAATAACGCGCAGTAGTACTAATGAAAAGCCAAAAGAAAAGGTCCAACTAGGAGCTACTGGACAATATGAAAAGCAGAAACAAGTGAAGAATGCTGTTGGTGTTACTCATAGTTCTAAGCTGTTGTGTCGTTTTTGTAACGTCAAGTGCCTTAGCGAGATTGATCTGGCTGCCCATCTTAAAGGGAGGAAGCACTTAGCAAAACTTCAAGAAACAATGGTTTAA
- the LOC107818402 gene encoding uncharacterized protein LOC107818402 isoform X1 yields the protein MGFLSFTLHLIDFLAWPVLALGYPICASIRAIETGSEYHMRKIVTYWTIFSFISLFEHVFEKLIEWVPLWPYIKLIAICWLVIPEFNSACYFYQHLVHPCLPLKLHDVIAQFYGSCYVYQCFAYLCSFVNLQTFTDWFNKPMEDPSLKTETFLDVGERYLEENGSDPLVKLIANKLRVFRKQPLYSFGVRTAREGSGPVWEDIKVREHMAKHEAAEPKQVEGVKENQIHIEKETVGMQVEGMVVPADTEECKLPEITCTVCQLTTTSEHNLKSRRKRRRRKVTCEELKIEGSSPVTTKSNQLNQAQVKDAAAPQSEQNTNEAADPKQVKSVEENLVQVGKKTTGVPIKETTLLADNTKEITLRETNSLNNVQKEWTCALCQVTTNSEHDLKCHLLGRNHREKCEELKTCKKKAKAERNLKQEQVEHALAPQITRSSTNEKPKEKVQLGATGQYEKQKQVKNAVGVTHSSKLLCRFCNVKCLSEIDLAAHLKGRKHLAKLQETMV from the exons ATGTGCTTCAATCCGAGCGATTGAGACTGGCTCCGAGTATCACATGAGGAAGATAGTCACATATTGGActatcttttcctttatttcccTGTTCGAGCACGTATTTGAGAAACTTATTGAATG GGTTCCTCTGTGGCCTTATATAAAATTAATTGCCATATGTTGGTTGGTAATACCTGAGTTTAACAGCGCATGTTATTTTTATCAACATCTTGTTCATCCATGTTTGCCATTGAAACTGCACGATGTTATTGCTCAGTTTTATGGTTCTTGTTATGTTTACCAATGCTTTGCATATTTGTGCTCGTTTGTCAACCTTCAAACTTTCACTGACTGGTTTAACAAGCCAATGGAGGATCCATCTCTCAAGACTGAAACATTTCTGGATGTGGGAGAGAGGTATCTTGAAGAAAATGGATCTGATCCGCTGGTGAAACTTATTGCAAACAAG ctgagggtctttcggaaacagcctctctactccttcggggtaagg ACAGCACGTGAAGGGAGTGGTCCTGTTTGGGAAGATATCAAAGTGAGGGAGCACATGGCAAAACATGAAGCAGCTGAGCCCAAACAG GTTGAAGGTGTGAAGGAAAATCAAATTCATATTGAGAAGGAAACGGTAGGAATGCAGGTCGAGGGAATGGTAGTTCCAGCAGATACCGAAGAGTGTAAACTTCCAGAGATTACTTGTACAGTATGCCAACTGACAACCACCTCAGAGCATAACTTGAAGTCCCGTCGTAAAAGAAGGAGACGTAAGGTAACGTGTGAAGAGCTGAAAATTGAAGGAAGCTCACCTGTTACAACAAAGTCAAATCAGCTTAATCAGGCGCAAGTAAAAGATGCAGCTGCACCACAATCAGAGCAAAATACTAATGAAGCAGCTGACCCCAAACAG GTTAAAAGTGTGGAGGAAAATCTAGTTCAGGTTGGGAAGAAAACAACAGGTGTGCCGATCAAGGAAACAACGCTTCTAGCAGATAATACCAAAGAGATTACACTCCGCGAGACCAATTCTTTAAATAACGTTCAGAAAGAGTGGACTTGTGCATTATGTCAAGTGACAACCAACTCAGAGCATGACTTGAAGTGCCATCTTCTAGGAAGGAATCATAGGGAAAAGTGTGAAGAGCTGAAAACTTGCAAGAAAAAGGCCAAAGCTGAAAGAAATCTTAAGCAGGAGCAAGTAGAACATGCACTTGCACCACAAATAACGCGCAGTAGTACTAATGAAAAGCCAAAAGAAAAGGTCCAACTAGGAGCTACTGGACAATATGAAAAGCAGAAACAAGTGAAGAATGCTGTTGGTGTTACTCATAGTTCTAAGCTGTTGTGTCGTTTTTGTAACGTCAAGTGCCTTAGCGAGATTGATCTGGCTGCCCATCTTAAAGGGAGGAAGCACTTAGCAAAACTTCAAGAAACAATGGTTTAA
- the LOC107818402 gene encoding uncharacterized protein LOC107818402 isoform X4, which translates to MGFLSFTLHLIDFLAWPVLALGYPMVPLWPYIKLIAICWLVIPEFNSACYFYQHLVHPCLPLKLHDVIAQFYGSCYVYQCFAYLCSFVNLQTFTDWFNKPMEDPSLKTETFLDVGERYLEENGSDPLVKLIANKLRVFRKQPLYSFGVRTAREGSGPVWEDIKVREHMAKHEAAEPKQVEGVKENQIHIEKETVGMQVEGMVVPADTEECKLPEITCTVCQLTTTSEHNLKSRRKRRRRKVTCEELKIEGSSPVTTKSNQLNQAQVKDAAAPQSEQNTNEAADPKQVKSVEENLVQVGKKTTGVPIKETTLLADNTKEITLRETNSLNNVQKEWTCALCQVTTNSEHDLKCHLLGRNHREKCEELKTCKKKAKAERNLKQEQVEHALAPQITRSSTNEKPKEKVQLGATGQYEKQKQVKNAVGVTHSSKLLCRFCNVKCLSEIDLAAHLKGRKHLAKLQETMV; encoded by the exons GGTTCCTCTGTGGCCTTATATAAAATTAATTGCCATATGTTGGTTGGTAATACCTGAGTTTAACAGCGCATGTTATTTTTATCAACATCTTGTTCATCCATGTTTGCCATTGAAACTGCACGATGTTATTGCTCAGTTTTATGGTTCTTGTTATGTTTACCAATGCTTTGCATATTTGTGCTCGTTTGTCAACCTTCAAACTTTCACTGACTGGTTTAACAAGCCAATGGAGGATCCATCTCTCAAGACTGAAACATTTCTGGATGTGGGAGAGAGGTATCTTGAAGAAAATGGATCTGATCCGCTGGTGAAACTTATTGCAAACAAG ctgagggtctttcggaaacagcctctctactccttcggggtaagg ACAGCACGTGAAGGGAGTGGTCCTGTTTGGGAAGATATCAAAGTGAGGGAGCACATGGCAAAACATGAAGCAGCTGAGCCCAAACAG GTTGAAGGTGTGAAGGAAAATCAAATTCATATTGAGAAGGAAACGGTAGGAATGCAGGTCGAGGGAATGGTAGTTCCAGCAGATACCGAAGAGTGTAAACTTCCAGAGATTACTTGTACAGTATGCCAACTGACAACCACCTCAGAGCATAACTTGAAGTCCCGTCGTAAAAGAAGGAGACGTAAGGTAACGTGTGAAGAGCTGAAAATTGAAGGAAGCTCACCTGTTACAACAAAGTCAAATCAGCTTAATCAGGCGCAAGTAAAAGATGCAGCTGCACCACAATCAGAGCAAAATACTAATGAAGCAGCTGACCCCAAACAG GTTAAAAGTGTGGAGGAAAATCTAGTTCAGGTTGGGAAGAAAACAACAGGTGTGCCGATCAAGGAAACAACGCTTCTAGCAGATAATACCAAAGAGATTACACTCCGCGAGACCAATTCTTTAAATAACGTTCAGAAAGAGTGGACTTGTGCATTATGTCAAGTGACAACCAACTCAGAGCATGACTTGAAGTGCCATCTTCTAGGAAGGAATCATAGGGAAAAGTGTGAAGAGCTGAAAACTTGCAAGAAAAAGGCCAAAGCTGAAAGAAATCTTAAGCAGGAGCAAGTAGAACATGCACTTGCACCACAAATAACGCGCAGTAGTACTAATGAAAAGCCAAAAGAAAAGGTCCAACTAGGAGCTACTGGACAATATGAAAAGCAGAAACAAGTGAAGAATGCTGTTGGTGTTACTCATAGTTCTAAGCTGTTGTGTCGTTTTTGTAACGTCAAGTGCCTTAGCGAGATTGATCTGGCTGCCCATCTTAAAGGGAGGAAGCACTTAGCAAAACTTCAAGAAACAATGGTTTAA